GTAATTATTATGGACCAAAGATAGGGTTTGCTAACGTGCGTGGCAAATGGTATCGTCCTACACGTTCAGTATCGTACAGATGACCAAAATTAACCTTCTTTATCTCAGAGGACTCCATTGGTTCCAGCCAGTGGCGAAGCCATGGTATGGGCCAGAGGGGGCCTGGCACCCCCCAACGACGCTGTCATCTCGCTAATAAAATACTAATCAGCACGTGTTAACTGCAGTTCAGTCTAATTGGCCCCCTCCATGTCTTATTGGCTCCTCCCATGTCTAATTTCTGGCTTCGCCCCTGGTTCCAGCAAGTAAATCAAACGAGAGAGACGCCTTGCTAAAAAGAAAAGGTCAGGTAAAGACGAAGGACGATTGAAGTGGTGCACTCCATTCTTACGGCAGCCCAAGCATATACTTCACAAAAAGAAATGGAAGGAATGCCTAGGGAACTACTTACTCATCCTGCTCGAGATATATATATTAGGGCCAAATCTGATCTCCAATTAATTGTATAGATCTTTTTTTAAAGGAAATTAAcaacatggactaatttctcaACTGAGTGAGGGAATGGTGCAGTGACAACATAATCTCGGCTATTGGATTCTGATCTGAGAATTTAGATAGTTTCGTGGACGCTCGTGGGGGTAGATATATGATTTTCAACGGTTGATGACAGCTCATTCACGACTATTGGATTGAATGAAACACCATCAAACAATTCTTGGTTGTTTGATTTGTTGAATGTTGACAGATCTGAGGGTGTTGATTGTTCTATTGACACTTTTTTAGAATGTGCATATGATTGTTTCGACTTGTgcttttatagtttagataTATTTGTCAAACCTTATATAAGGTCCAAACAAGTTTTGGCAAGAGGTGTTGCAATTTGTGGTAGGCGTCCTCAGCCCAGCCCAAATCTGCTGCCATCACCTTTGGCACACCCACTCGGCCTCAGAAGCGGATCTTCTGACGTAACTACATCGTGACTCTTTCCCTCGGCCTCGGCCCGGCCCAACAGACTATGCATGGCCTGCGCACGCAGCTACACTTGGGGCCCAGCCCACATGCCAGTTGAGTTCAGGACTATCCTACCGTTGCCCATTCAACGGGCAAGAACAAGTTCTTGCCCGTTGAACGAGCGAGACGTTGTGGGTCCTGACTGTCAGCGAATTTAATAACCGGAGAGAGgaaggtctcgcccgttcagtAGGCGAGAACTTGATCTCGCCCGCTGAACGGACGAGACTTTCATCTTGCCCATACATTGAGCGATATCTTTTTATCGTCCACTGAATGGGCGACATGTTCGAATTAATTTAATTATCAAAATAGGCACatgtataattagtttttcTAATATAGCTTTTGTATAcaataatttgaaaaatattgcacattcattcgGCGAAAAATACTAGCTGTGCATATAGTTGTCCAAACGATTCATTATATCCTTAATTTTAGTTGGATGTCATTTTgccgatatttctttatttagttggtgtaaaagtgtgtgAGTTTTTTTATGAAGTAACATTGTGAatatacaaaatctaatttgtcgaacaatagtagttatgaaACACATTTATCATATAACCGGGCACAGATGTTACATacactgataaacattacatgtgaTATAGGATTTTTCGTCGCTGCGtgaatggaccctaaccataaaaagATGACAACAAAccttggcatgtacggtacgcctaaataCTAACCTAATAGCATGCACTGCCAAACCTAACATGTTTTAGGGATTGAAAATATGATGGGTCATAATAGATACTCTCTATAGAGTGCacataggatatttgccctttctcagggCACCGGGGCCCTCCACCTTAGCACGACAGGCCCTTTCCCGCTTTCCTTCCCTttctgcttcgcgtgcttgagCCATGGCGCGCTCTTTCGCAGCGTTCCTGATGCGCTCCTCTTCCTGCTGTTtcatccgtagttcctcctgatgtCGCTCGTACTCGTGGCGTTCGTAAGCTTTCCTCCTTTATCGCATCTCCATATCGTTCCACTGCTTTCGGTGCTTATTTTGCTTCATATATAACTATTTTATGAAGTCAAAGATAGATAGATGAGACTAGATAAATGAAACATGATggaagattagtaagatagtTCATGAAATAGTATGAAAAGTATcatatgagtgatctatgtcgctatattGGTGGGTACTCGTATGTTCTATGTCGAGGCGGGTCatactagtagttggcacatatgaaaaAGAGTAGGTCATAGGTGTAAGAGATGTTATAGAACTtgtgaagcctacaagggtcgctacagaagcacatcggcagTCGACCTCCTGGAGGATGAAAATCTCTAATATTTCTTGAGTGGGTTTGGTGGaactgaggaagatattgcagttgaacTTCGCGGAGGAAGGAGTGGTGTATCCGTGGATGAGGGTGAGATTATTTATGGCGGCTggaggctggtgcatggacttaGTGTATGGGTATGGCTGAGGGTTGGAGCACTAGATttcctgtgaaagctgaaaaagttgtggcattgatggtTGGCAGAGATTTTctgtgaaagttgttgcttagtgtggtcatttcattatgAAAAGTACAGCAATGAATTTTTGTAGCCTCTGCATTGAGACATGGAATCCTATAAATGCATTAGGCTTAGATAAAATGTATTAATAAATCGCGGCCATTTCATTCTtcaaagtaaagtacatcacatatcTGGGTCCGCGGAGGAAGGTTGCGGCGCCCCGCTGGCGGCGTAGAAATGGTCATCGGCCCTGGTGAAAGGTGGCCTAGACGATGTGACACTGTAGCGAGGGTCACCGGTGCCGGAGAACGAAAGCCAAGACAACGAGTCACTGTAGTGGAGGTGACCAGCCCCAGTAAAAGACTGTCTTGCCGTCATAGGGGTCGAAGAGGAAATCGATGTCAAAGACGTCCTCAACGGCTCGGCGGTGAAGGTCGAAAGTACCGGTGGGTGTGGCGGCACGGTGAAGGTGCCGGACAGTCATGTCGGGATCTGAGTTGATGCTCGTGGTCCTGTCGAAACGTCTGATGATGAACTGCAATGTCATAGCCACGAAGGTATTGTTGTTCAATAGGCAAGAACTTCTAGGTGGGTCCGCGCGGTATAACAACCACAAAGGTCTCGCACGTTCATCGAGCGAGATTAAGTTCTCGCCTACTAAACAACGAGACCTCTCTCTCGGTTATTAAATTCACTGATAGCTGAGACCCATAACGTCTCATCTGTTTGAGACCTTATTCTCATCCATTGAACAGACGACGGTAGGATAGTACTCATTATTTTTCAAACGGGTGTTTATTCTTGAAATTattgaaaaaattatttaaaaaaattcgctGGGTTCATTCATAGTCCGAGCAGGGCCCAGAAGGCCCAAGCCCATCTCGAGGCTGCGGAGCGCATTCCAGAACGTTCCTTCGCAGTCTCTGCCCATCCTCCCTTCTTAACCcgcgcggcgccggcgaggccACACGACCTCGCCAGTCGCCGCCACCATGCGGCTCTCCGCCGGCGCACGCCTCGCTCTCCTCCTCGCCCgctgctccctctcctcctcctccgccgccgcctcccactACCCGCGCGCGCACAGAGGTGAGCCTCGCCACCCACTAGGTCTCTCTCCCGATTCCTTGGACGCCCTGTCCCTCCCGTGATCTCTATTGGTTGATCGCGTCCCCTGCAGGCATATGGACCTACGTGGCCCGCGCGCTGCCATCACGTAGTTCGCCCTTCTCCTCGCCGACCTACGGCCACAGGTTCTTCCACGGTGAGTGCGAATAATGGGGAAAGCGGAACGCTTGTTTGTTTCTGGTTTGGTCAGCCCGGCTGAGTCGAGTACGGTTTATGGATGACTGATGGTGCAGGGACCAGGCCGGTGGCAGCGAGGGACTACTACGACGTGCTCGGTGTCAGCAAGAACGCAAGCCAGGCAGAGATCAAAAAGGCGTATTATGCGGTATGGATTGGTTGGCTTGAATTGGACCTCGAATTGGGAGGGAATTAGCTGTGGTTATTAATTAATACTGATACTGCATACTTAGGGTGTGAATTAGTAGGTTCACCAAAGTTGTACTTCTTACTTCTAAGTTTAAGTAGTACTCCcttcgattgcaaatgtaggtcgttttagacttgtgcataaaaattaagaaagtagatcagaTGACTTTGTTGCctttcatttattctgcattggagaagataactcattcatttgtgagagtggtagcatttattaaacaagagtaagacgggaacaaaatagaaaaaaaatgcatagaagttcgagaatgacttatatttagagaatagttgaggaggctaaacgacctacatttgcaaccagagggagtacaTTTTTTTGGACACCTATCACTAgatacagctgtagtatctaAACATGTGCACGCACACCAACCCCCACACATGCACTCACGCTCACACCCATGCGCACACACTAGACCTACATACAACATACTACACACAGTTTAGACAACTACTTCCCTAGTGAGATCGACAGAACCATCCAAGGTTCCGCAAGTGACGAGCATGTCGCATTCCTATTGTGGCTTCACGCGTGAGAGGCAACACTTTTATTTTTAGGGGCATGCCCCGGTGAGACATGAGATCGAGCCTGGGGCTTGAATGCTCATGGGTAGGGAATGTACGACCGTTCTTAAGCGTGCTATTCTAATTCGAACTAAAGTCAAACTTTCTAGtgcttataaattatttttacttTATCCCTTTCATAGAAAGGAGATAAAACGAGAAATCTTTGCTATCCAATCTGATTAGAATATCACAAAGTTTAAGTGGGAGAATATTTTCCTCGGACTGTTTtatcaattcattttcattccATTTCTACCCCTGCCAAATTCGAACTTTCATCGAAATTGTCTCTATTCATATGTACAAAATACTTGTGTGGAGTTCCCTAGAATTTCATGTGCTTCAGTAAACAGAATATAGATTCCGTGATTGCTAGATTGATCCATAGGGATTGATGAAGAGTGAGCTGATAATGGAATTTTTCTTCGATAAATAGGAAACTTAAGATTAACATGCTCCGGAATGGAAATGAGGGAATGTCCACAATACCCGCATTTAGTCAAATCcaattatgtatgtatgtatgtattatATGACCGACTTTCTATGGGTCACACAGACATCCAAATAAGCAGTAGAAGTAGAAATGAGATGGCGAAAAGaggatcttaaataaaaaatccaatGTTTTAATTTAGGAAAAAGAGTGTTTGCttcgtttttattttattaggtTATGATCAATATCTGCTTTTTTGGGTCTAAAGATGGGAGCAGATCCATAAAGAAAGGAGTTGGCAAATGGACTGCCAATGAGGTAGGTAGTTTGTCAACATTAGTCGTTAGATGTTCAAAGTTCAATAATGCGACATAATCATGTGTTAAATGTCTGCAACGACCGTCATGAGAGTTGTGTTAATAAAGAACACCGACACTCACGTTCGTGATCGGCCTCCTCAACTGTGTATATTGTTGGTGTGCGGTTAATATTTCTTTTGTATCTATCTTTTGTGTATCATTGGTGTTTGCAGGGTAGTACATGCACATGCTGATATTCCCCTTTTCTCCATTCTCTGCAATCGACCTTACCATGCCATTTTTCCTTCTGTTTCCTTTCCCCTAAAAGCTTGCAAAGAAGCTTCATCCAGACACAAATAAAGGTGATGCTGATGCAGAACGGAAATTTCAAGAGGTTCAACGAGCTTATGAGGTACTTGATTTTCATTCAGTGTTGTATGCATGCCTAACGGAAAGGTATATAGCTCCTGTGAATTCTGACACATACTTTCAATCTTCAATGTAGACCCTTAAGGATGAGCAAAAAAGATCATTCTATGATCAGGTAACAATTCAACCACCTTTAATAATGTATATGTTGATGAGGTGTAAGCAGCTGAACATTTGAAACTTGTTATTAGCTCTCTTAAGCTCACGATAATTGCTGTCAGTAATAATTCAGTTTGATAAATTGTCTCATTCTCTTGTCATGCTGTAAATCAGGGTCATCAAACCACTTTTTAGAGTAGGATTACCTGGCATCTTGGGCTGTAATGGAATTAGCATTGAACTCTCCTTGCTCTGATTCTTATAGGTTGGCGCTGATCAGTATGAGAAAGCTTCTGCTGGTGGAGGCGGAGCTGGCAATCCATTTGAGGGTGGTTTTGGTAATCCATTTGAGGATATtttcggtggtggtggtggtggtgggatgAATGATGTATGTCATCCCTTTACGAGTTTATTGGTTATAGCCTATAGCTTTTGTGTTTTagtttggttagtttgcttcTTTTCAACTTAATAGCATTACATTATGTCACTGACAGAAAAAGTTATTCTGTTCGGTGGAAGCTTATTTCATATTTGCATTCTTCTGTTCATGGAACTTCTTTGATCTAAGCACAAAACTCGTGTTAACCGGGCAGTATATATCCTGATTTTTGTCTTTTTAACTTATATGGTAAACTTTTTTCAACCATAACCAATTTGGCTTCTATACTAGATGATTTGATTTgatatacataatatatttatattatcttCTAAAGCATCATGTACTGATGTGCTCTTATTTGGGAAatgattatttctttctttcattttattatttatagCATTTTAAACAGATTATTTCCCGTTGGTTACTTTGTTATTATATTTCTACTTCTTGTTTCCATTGCTTTATTTCATAGCTTAAGAACAGTTTACTTTTATTCCATTGCTTTATTTCCATTTCTACTTATTGTTTTCATTGCTTTATTCCATAGCTTCAGAACGGATGACTTTTGGTTGGCTCCTATATTTCAATCCTCTTTTGAATCTAAGAAAACTGATTTGGTTTTTTTATATCTGTTTGTTATGAAGTTCTTTAAGAACATTTTCAGGGACAGAGAATTTGGAGGACGCGATGTTAAGGTGATTTCTATGGTCATTTTCGTTGCAGATTCGGTTGTACTCTGTGAATTGCAGTTTCATGGATCCCATTTGACAGGTTGCGCTGGAAATATCATTTATGGATGCAGTTCAAGGGTGCACCAAAACGATCAGCTTCCAAACTTCTGTAACGTGTGAAACCTGCGGTATGTAGATGCATTTTATCTAATAACTACACTTTCGTAAGGAATGGTGTCTTTTGAATTATCTTTTTTCTTGACAAGAGGACTTCTTTGTCAGGTGGAGCTGGTGTGCCTCCTGGAACCAAACCTGAAACATGTCTAGCTTGCAGGGGTTCAGGATTTGTTAGTTCTTCCTCCAGCACATTGTTATCTATCTATTCAATGGGAATGGGACATCTCTACTCAAATATTACTATTGCACTGATTTGTGTACATTTTTCTCCAACATTGACAGATCTTCATGCAAACTGGTCCCTTCAGGATGCAATCAACATGCACACAATGTGGCGGTTCTGGGAAGACTGTGAAGGTGAGACTTTCCTCTTAATGTTAAATATCAGCTGGGAGGATAAAATCAAATTTAGCGTAGAACAGTTATAGTATCAGACGTCTTATAAATCATTGCGAATGCTAACTAGCAACTATTCAATGTTTCTAATTTGAATAATATTTCCAGGTAAGCTAGAATTGCTCTATGTGATGTAGGGTTGTGTACATCCAAAATTGACTATTGTGCAACTTCAGCACATATATTTCATTGAGGCTGATGATCAGTCATAAATGATTTAGTTAATGAGTGCACCTAAGGCCAGATCTCTCATGTTAGCTACTTAAAGAGGATAGATACTTCAGTTACCTTCTTCACTGTGATTAGTAGCTACGAGATGGTTCTTATGcttctatttttattcttttaggAATTCTGCAAGACATGCAAAGGAAACAAAGTTGTGCCAGGAACAAAAACAGTTCGCGTCGATATAGCTCCTggtaggtttcaagttattgtAATTCATTTTAATGGTACAGTGATGTGTTGGTACCAGCATGCTCTGGTTCTGTGTTACAAAATGTACTTGAACTTTATTCTGTTGGTGCAGGTTCGGATAACGATGATACTATAAAGGTGGCTAGATCAGGTGGTGCAGATCCAGATGGACGTCCTAGTGATCTTTATGTATCCCTGAAGGTAAGTCCTCTTCGACTCTTCCCATTTAGTTGTTCAACTGATGACTAGTGAATGAAGACAGTTAGTTAACCTTCATATGGCTAATCTTTTTCCAGGTTCGTGAGGATCCTGTATTCCGGAGAGAGAAAGGTGATATTCATGTTGATGCTGTCCTGAATGTGACTCAGGTAATTTGGAGCATGTTCCTACAATGTGTTCCTCTGCACTTTATGAATTCCTTGTCAGAGTAGTTAAATGATGGGTATATAAGGTGTCAACCCTTTTTCCATGGATCTAAGGTGTGAAATCCATTCTGAGATATCCAATCAATGTGAGAACAGATTTTATTCATTGAAGCTAGTCTATTAGCTTCGTTATGAACTCGCAGTTGGCAAACGATATCTCCTCAGTTTGATCAGACTGGCTTGTGATTGAACCCATGTATTAGCACCAAGAAGGGACTAGAACCTCATGTGCACCCCTTAAATGAAATAGTTGTGTACTAGTATATCTGGTATAGGCTAGGCTATATCTGCACCAGCATCTCCACTGCTGTGAAAGTTGTTGATTAGGTGCTCCTGCACAATTTGCTCTCTTAGCATATTTAAGCAGCATACAGATTTTGGTTACTCATATATATACTCCATAGGCAATCTTGGGAGGGACGGTTCAAGTCCCAACTCTCAGCGGAGATGTTGTTCTAAAGGTATGTCGGATCAGTTTACTTTCACTGTGCATTCTTTTATAGTATGTCACTAAGGAGTAAATTCTTCTTTGGTCTCACTACCTTGTCACAGGTCAAGCCCGGAACTCAACCTGGTCAAAAGGTGGTTCTGAGAGGAAAAGGTAATCTACTTTATAGACTGTTTATTCTGTTCTGTTGgcagatctctctctctctctctcatgtctGATGTTCGTAAGATAACTGTTTTTAATCGACTTGTAAAATGAAGTTTCAAACAATTGGAAGCACCTGTAGGCAtccacaaaatgaagcacagTTAGGTTAAATGAAACAGGAAAACTATGAATAGTTAGCCAATAAAGAGATAAGGGAACTGAATATATACAAGATGAAGCAGTTAGGTTGTTGAATATATCTGAATGCATAAGGGAACATAATGTGACGTGACCGATTCTTgtggcaaagaaaaaaaaatctgaaccATCACCTATCACCGTTGTCAAATCTCTTTAAACTTGTGCAGTAAGAATCAACTGCCATGCAAACGATGTAGTAGtgacattaattttttttaaaacgaacCGACAGGAGAGCTGccaattatattaataagaagagGAGCTCGACGGGTTGTCATGCTCGGTTAATTAAGGGAAAACTGAGCAAAAACCATAGAAACACAGTGGGCTACGAACATAGCTAAACTAATCTTAGAGCCGAAACAGGCTAGGTACTTCAAGGCAAGACGAGCACTTCGACGGATTGTCAACCTATCATAAGCCCTCTTCCTGCGGTAGTAGTGACATTATGCCATTGTAGGAATTAGCGGCACTAATGGCTTTGTGAGAACGTGATACAACTGAATCATTTCCACCTGCATATGAACCTAAATATTGATGTGTCCTGCAGGAATCAAGACAAGAAATTCATCGTACTATGGAGATCAGTATGTCCATTTTAATGTCAACATCCCTGTGTAAGTTCCCCCTCAAACTGAACTACTTCCTATCTTGCACCGTGTTGTTACAGTTATCTcacatataattccttgcaggAATTTGACACCGAGACAGCGGATCCTGATCGAGGAATTTGCAAAGGAAGAGCAAGGCGAAGACGAGAAGGATGCGAAGGCAGCCGGAGCATCAGGATAGCCGATATTGGGAGCCATCCACATTTCGTTAGCGCCTTAGTTGCTCTTATATCGGGAGGTAGAATAGACTGCTGCCTGAAATTCGCAGGGGCAAGATATAGATGGTTGCGTGGAATTTCCATCGTAACATGTAGAACTTTGTTTCAGATTTTGTAGCTGGAATAATATTACTCGACAACCCTGCCTGATGTGTGTAATCTCCTAAGCTACTAGCAAGACGTGCAGGGACTCGTACAATTTTGTGGATCAGGGTGACTGCATGTAAAACACACGGTACCGATGTCAATTCATCTCCTGTCGAGGTTTCGGTTTTTTAGATGCCGTATGTAGTGCCTGGCTGGCTATATTTTACAACAGTTACAAAATACGACCTTCTGACGTGTGGGGTGGGGAGCTGCCAAAAGTTCGGCAAATGCTGAGTGGCATCAAAATGTGCTGAGCTCCAAAGAATGCGAACTGGACAATTGTCAATTCTGCTTTTTCTGTGGCCTGGCACGCTTGTTTTGCGGTTCTCTTCTCCATATAAAAAAGGGAATTAGCTTCATCCTAGCGTGACAGATGGTAATGTATTTCCTTACACATGATTTCTCTGGCTTCCTGTCCACGGCCAAATGTTGGCA
The sequence above is drawn from the Phragmites australis chromosome 10, lpPhrAust1.1, whole genome shotgun sequence genome and encodes:
- the LOC133930968 gene encoding chaperone protein dnaJ GFA2, mitochondrial-like, giving the protein MRLSAGARLALLLARCSLSSSSAAASHYPRAHRGIWTYVARALPSRSSPFSSPTYGHRFFHGTRPVAARDYYDVLGVSKNASQAEIKKAYYALAKKLHPDTNKGDADAERKFQEVQRAYETLKDEQKRSFYDQVGADQYEKASAGGGGAGNPFEGGFGNPFEDIFGGGGGGGMNDFFKNIFRDREFGGRDVKVALEISFMDAVQGCTKTISFQTSVTCETCGGAGVPPGTKPETCLACRGSGFIFMQTGPFRMQSTCTQCGGSGKTVKEFCKTCKGNKVVPGTKTVRVDIAPGSDNDDTIKVARSGGADPDGRPSDLYVSLKVREDPVFRREKGDIHVDAVLNVTQAILGGTVQVPTLSGDVVLKVKPGTQPGQKVVLRGKGIKTRNSSYYGDQYVHFNVNIPVNLTPRQRILIEEFAKEEQGEDEKDAKAAGASG